One genomic region from Listeria monocytogenes encodes:
- a CDS encoding FMN-dependent NADH-azoreductase yields MTNVLFIKANGLPAERSVSVALYEIFLTEYKKSHPDDNVTELDLFEADLPYYDVTMMSGLHKEAAGETLSPEEKRLADIANSYLDQFLAADKIVMAFPLWNFSIPAQFSTYLFYLNQAGKTFKYTANGPVGLVADKKIALLNARGGIYSDGPMQSFEMSLNYVKNVLAHFGISEPEMVIVEGHNAKPDQAKDIISAGAKEAVELAKIF; encoded by the coding sequence ATGACAAACGTACTTTTCATCAAAGCAAATGGTTTACCTGCCGAACGCTCAGTCAGCGTGGCACTATACGAAATCTTTCTAACTGAATACAAAAAGTCCCATCCGGATGATAATGTAACAGAACTTGATTTATTTGAAGCGGATCTACCTTATTATGATGTAACAATGATGAGTGGATTACATAAAGAAGCAGCTGGAGAAACACTAAGCCCAGAAGAAAAACGTTTAGCTGATATTGCTAATAGCTATTTGGATCAATTTTTAGCGGCTGATAAAATCGTTATGGCGTTCCCACTTTGGAATTTTAGCATTCCAGCACAATTTTCAACTTACTTATTCTATTTAAATCAAGCTGGCAAAACGTTCAAATATACTGCAAACGGCCCTGTTGGTTTAGTTGCTGATAAAAAAATTGCCCTGCTTAACGCTCGCGGTGGCATTTACTCTGACGGACCAATGCAAAGCTTTGAAATGTCCTTGAACTATGTAAAAAATGTGCTAGCTCACTTCGGTATCTCTGAGCCAGAAATGGTTATCGTAGAAGGTCATAACGCAAAACCTGATCAAGCAAAAGACATTATCTCTGCAGGAGCAAAAGAAGCAGTAGAATTAGCTAAAATCTTTTAA
- a CDS encoding lmo0610 family class 1 internalin yields the protein MKKMGVKIGLCILLIMPFTISFSANVSAEENISIKAAQDVVNIPDPALKSYLNGLLGQPSTSDITEAQMDTITDVTISNASLTDLTGLDYAHNLTILHLTNTGVTDYSLVANIPSLTNLNISGSNLTTNSVPDLNGLTNVTNLNLSSGKLDNSALTKFNKLPNLTFLNLDNNPSITDFMPLKSLPNLASLFIQFCGVNDFRGIDSFPKLTNLAAFGQNVGSAVLINSTIKSSALNYNEANQTIFVPFTLMTERSMNFDGYLFPFTTNTASSSTYFTLNGVQISGSRLSIDDTGVTVSGITKDFFDSITKMEYNAFYDNPAGSYNSPPNFNSYSVSSGTYDHYFDIDHSLTITNDSAISYGEQTTVTEEQFLKDVHAETDDGTPVTSDFNTIVDFSKPGVYTVTLNAENAAGLKATPTQVTVTILAKPVITADKSISYTKDTTKTEQQFLQDIAAKTSDGSKVTSDFDSVVDLAKVGTYKVTLNAVSADGLNADPVIILVNVVEGNEPPTPPGPGPDPTPDPTPNPNNPNINPNPDNGQSANSEIASNPSNSEVDIALPNTGDASQATTVLIGIILAGVAILFFRKRKHS from the coding sequence ATGAAAAAAATGGGAGTCAAAATTGGTTTGTGCATCCTTTTAATAATGCCATTTACTATATCATTTTCCGCGAACGTCTCAGCGGAAGAAAATATTAGTATAAAAGCCGCTCAAGATGTTGTCAACATTCCTGACCCGGCTTTGAAAAGTTATCTAAATGGGCTCTTAGGACAACCAAGCACAAGTGATATTACTGAAGCACAAATGGACACTATTACAGACGTCACCATTAGTAATGCTAGTTTGACGGATTTAACAGGACTCGATTATGCGCACAACTTAACTATTTTACATTTAACAAATACAGGTGTGACGGATTACTCTTTGGTTGCAAATATCCCTAGTTTAACTAATCTTAATATCTCTGGAAGCAATTTAACAACCAATTCCGTACCTGATTTAAATGGTTTAACGAATGTAACCAACTTAAACTTAAGTTCCGGTAAACTAGATAATAGTGCTTTGACAAAATTTAATAAACTTCCAAATTTAACTTTTTTGAATTTAGACAATAATCCTTCCATCACTGATTTTATGCCACTCAAATCCCTTCCTAACTTAGCCAGTTTATTTATCCAATTTTGTGGAGTTAACGATTTCCGTGGAATTGATTCTTTCCCAAAATTAACCAATTTAGCAGCTTTTGGACAAAATGTAGGAAGTGCCGTTTTAATTAACAGTACCATTAAAAGCTCTGCCTTGAACTATAACGAAGCCAACCAAACTATCTTTGTACCGTTTACTTTAATGACAGAACGAAGCATGAACTTCGACGGTTATTTATTCCCTTTCACAACAAATACAGCATCTTCTAGCACTTATTTCACCTTAAATGGTGTGCAAATTAGTGGTAGTCGTCTGAGCATTGATGATACAGGAGTGACCGTAAGCGGGATTACAAAAGATTTCTTTGATTCTATTACTAAAATGGAATACAATGCTTTTTATGATAATCCAGCTGGATCTTATAATTCTCCGCCAAATTTCAATAGTTATTCGGTATCTAGCGGAACTTATGATCACTATTTTGACATTGATCATTCACTAACGATTACGAATGATTCTGCAATAAGTTATGGAGAGCAAACTACTGTTACCGAAGAACAATTTTTAAAAGATGTTCATGCTGAAACAGATGATGGAACACCTGTTACTAGTGATTTTAATACGATTGTAGACTTTAGCAAACCTGGTGTCTATACGGTAACATTAAATGCCGAAAATGCAGCTGGTTTAAAAGCAACGCCAACACAAGTAACGGTGACCATACTTGCAAAACCAGTCATCACAGCAGATAAGAGCATTTCTTACACGAAAGATACAACCAAGACAGAGCAACAATTTTTACAAGATATTGCAGCAAAAACAAGTGATGGTAGTAAAGTAACAAGTGATTTTGATAGCGTTGTTGATTTAGCTAAAGTTGGAACGTATAAAGTAACTTTAAATGCGGTAAGTGCCGACGGGCTAAATGCAGACCCAGTTATTATTTTAGTAAATGTGGTAGAAGGAAATGAACCTCCGACGCCACCTGGTCCCGGCCCTGATCCCACACCAGATCCTACGCCAAATCCTAATAACCCAAATATCAATCCCAACCCAGATAATGGACAATCTGCGAACTCTGAAATCGCATCAAATCCGTCTAACTCAGAAGTAGATATCGCTTTACCAAATACTGGCGACGCGAGTCAAGCGACGACTGTATTAATCGGTATTATCCTCGCCGGAGTAGCTATCCTCTTTTTCCGGAAAAGAAAACATAGCTAA
- a CDS encoding MarR family winged helix-turn-helix transcriptional regulator, whose amino-acid sequence MEVKMLKPCTERSELLYRMHLLSKEISHVFEQQTNMSFTKVEILFHIQQTPGQSQNRLREKLYIDSASITRHLKRMEEQGLIVRKKQDENKRYTYLFLTSAGEAELATLLLEKEKFQNGALEAFSEEEVSALLKSVTKMMNNVEKMEEKLK is encoded by the coding sequence ATGGAGGTGAAAATGCTGAAACCATGTACAGAACGATCAGAATTACTTTACCGGATGCACTTGTTATCCAAGGAAATTAGTCATGTGTTTGAACAACAAACGAATATGAGTTTTACAAAAGTAGAGATTTTATTTCATATTCAACAAACACCGGGCCAAAGCCAAAATCGGCTAAGAGAGAAGCTTTACATTGATTCGGCGAGTATTACCCGTCATTTGAAGCGAATGGAAGAGCAAGGGCTGATTGTTCGGAAAAAGCAAGATGAAAACAAACGCTATACGTATTTATTTTTAACATCAGCGGGTGAGGCGGAATTAGCCACTTTACTTTTGGAAAAAGAAAAATTTCAGAACGGGGCGCTAGAAGCTTTTTCAGAGGAAGAAGTTAGTGCATTACTTAAGTCAGTCACAAAAATGATGAATAATGTAGAGAAAATGGAGGAGAAGTTAAAATGA